A genomic region of Candidatus Aramenus sp. CH1 contains the following coding sequences:
- a CDS encoding 4Fe-4S dicluster domain-containing protein has translation MIPLLKRLGLNSYDVDKSPHIEADTEKCVKCQEKPCIASCPAGTYERSPNGGIVVHYERCLECGGALVICPFNAIRFKFPKGGVKYKYG, from the coding sequence ATGATACCCCTCCTCAAGAGATTGGGATTAAACTCATATGACGTGGACAAGAGCCCTCACATAGAGGCGGACACAGAGAAGTGTGTTAAGTGTCAAGAGAAGCCCTGCATAGCGTCATGTCCAGCTGGGACTTACGAGAGGTCCCCCAATGGAGGAATAGTGGTACACTACGAGAGATGCTTGGAGTGCGGGGGAGCACTGGTAATCTGCCCTTTTAACGCCATAAGGTTCAAGTTCCCAAAGGGAGGGGTAAAGTACAAGTACGGCTAG
- a CDS encoding glycosyltransferase family 2 protein has product MLLDMLIVLPVLLDLGLLYQIWKERGFFKNFGSFHAFASVIVPVKGIDDGLEDNVKSLLSQEYPDSYEVIYVVEEGDPVEEVLKKFNVKVAKAEDSCDKCSGKVRAQITGLKYAKGDVIVFADSDTRFHRNWLRELVAPLGAYMASTTFSIAKPAGLTLSNVLRAGFWTLGFESQALGGTFLWGGSMAFKREFFDEEVIKELSREWCDDCTLTRIVKRRGGKIAFVGRAEPLNFYDEKGLWKWAERQVITVRVYSRRGANAFLLIGTYFVLLLALLSVTLSPVYVSPYFLWIVKNLLRMRRREAVLPSIASVPGVVFAWLVLIVSWRKREIVWRGRVYQIN; this is encoded by the coding sequence ATGCTCTTGGACATGCTTATAGTCCTCCCAGTTCTATTGGACCTAGGCCTGCTGTACCAGATTTGGAAGGAGAGGGGCTTCTTCAAGAACTTTGGTTCCTTTCACGCTTTTGCGTCGGTGATTGTTCCAGTAAAAGGAATAGATGACGGTTTAGAGGATAACGTGAAGTCCTTGCTCTCGCAGGAATACCCAGATTCCTATGAAGTCATATACGTGGTAGAAGAAGGTGATCCTGTTGAGGAAGTCCTAAAGAAGTTCAACGTCAAGGTTGCGAAGGCGGAGGACTCATGTGACAAGTGCAGCGGAAAGGTAAGGGCCCAGATCACGGGGTTGAAGTACGCCAAAGGAGACGTTATTGTATTTGCTGACTCAGACACGCGATTCCACAGGAATTGGCTAAGGGAACTAGTAGCGCCCCTTGGAGCTTACATGGCTTCAACTACCTTTTCCATAGCGAAGCCCGCTGGGCTAACCCTAAGTAACGTGTTGAGGGCGGGGTTCTGGACGTTAGGCTTTGAGTCGCAAGCGTTAGGGGGCACGTTCCTGTGGGGAGGGTCAATGGCGTTCAAGAGGGAGTTCTTCGACGAAGAGGTCATAAAGGAGCTCTCGAGAGAGTGGTGCGACGATTGTACCCTTACTAGGATAGTGAAGAGAAGAGGAGGGAAGATAGCTTTCGTAGGGAGGGCAGAGCCGTTGAACTTTTACGACGAGAAGGGCTTGTGGAAGTGGGCAGAGAGACAGGTAATTACTGTGAGGGTTTACTCTAGGAGAGGGGCAAACGCCTTCCTGCTGATAGGGACATACTTCGTTCTCCTTCTGGCTCTGCTTTCCGTCACGTTGAGTCCAGTTTACGTCTCCCCCTACTTTCTTTGGATAGTAAAGAACTTGCTCAGGATGAGGAGGAGGGAAGCTGTACTTCCCTCAATTGCCTCAGTCCCCGGGGTCGTATTTGCGTGGTTAGTACTAATAGTCAGCTGGAGGAAGAGGGAAATAGTCTGGAGGGGAAGGGTCTACCAGATTAACTAG
- a CDS encoding MFS transporter: MVHVEVAFSMFTLFSTTFQIVGGHMADSRGPKKIGLVSSILSSLGFLGSSYSTSVLWFYFFWSIGSIGEGILYGIASNLAIKWYKERRGLATGIVSLGFGLGATIANPLILKANSFREVGLAIGLVELAILPVLLYLSDYPSRDVYGMRVREVLSRKDWWLIYFSFVLSSVPLLVVSSSLTAIGEGLPFNDLALLITLFPLLSGASRPILGLVSDKIGRAKASLLTNTAILLGSSLLFVGATPVAVVLIGFFGGSLITLYFSLIGDFFGTRFSTSNNAVLYTGKAISGVLGSVFFSYLLTVSIGVAGLYVTVSSLLGMMFLVLFTLRRTGSGMSKGH, translated from the coding sequence ATAGTCCACGTTGAGGTGGCCTTCTCCATGTTTACCTTGTTCTCAACGACCTTCCAGATAGTTGGAGGCCACATGGCCGACTCAAGGGGACCGAAGAAAATCGGCTTAGTATCTTCCATTTTATCGTCATTGGGATTTCTAGGTTCATCTTATTCTACTTCAGTACTTTGGTTCTATTTCTTTTGGTCTATTGGGAGTATAGGAGAAGGAATTCTGTATGGTATTGCTTCTAATTTAGCTATAAAATGGTATAAAGAGAGGAGAGGATTAGCAACAGGTATAGTATCACTAGGTTTTGGTTTAGGTGCAACTATTGCGAATCCCTTGATATTAAAGGCGAATAGCTTTAGGGAGGTGGGGCTAGCCATAGGGCTAGTGGAGTTGGCGATCCTGCCTGTTCTCCTTTACCTATCTGACTACCCATCAAGGGACGTCTACGGGATGAGAGTTAGGGAGGTGCTGTCGAGAAAGGACTGGTGGCTTATCTACTTTTCCTTCGTGCTGTCCTCTGTTCCCCTACTCGTAGTCTCCTCTTCCCTAACTGCAATAGGGGAGGGCCTGCCATTCAACGATCTAGCCCTTCTGATCACCCTATTCCCGCTGTTGAGCGGGGCGAGCAGACCTATCTTGGGGCTAGTCTCGGACAAGATAGGGAGGGCTAAGGCGTCCTTGCTCACCAACACAGCAATCCTCCTTGGATCGTCGTTACTCTTCGTCGGCGCTACGCCAGTAGCAGTGGTGCTAATAGGATTCTTCGGAGGTAGTCTGATTACTCTGTACTTTTCCTTAATAGGCGACTTTTTTGGCACTAGGTTCTCTACGTCTAACAATGCAGTCCTCTACACGGGAAAGGCCATCTCCGGTGTCCTAGGTAGCGTATTCTTCAGTTATCTCTTAACCGTCTCGATCGGAGTCGCAGGCTTGTACGTAACAGTCTCCTCGTTGCTAGGTATGATGTTCTTAGTACTTTTCACATTAAGGAGGACGGGAAGCGGTATGTCCAAGGGGCATTGA